Proteins from one Deinococcus apachensis DSM 19763 genomic window:
- a CDS encoding GNAT family N-acetyltransferase codes for MTVQVRLLGEGEAGVLRNVAPGVFDDDLRPDSLAAFFSDPRHHLAVALDGETVVGMAAAIHYVHPDKAPELYINEVGVADTYQGQGLGRRMLDALLAHARMLGCVAAWVLTEEDNTAARRLYASAGGEEQSGVVMCLFEL; via the coding sequence ATGACCGTCCAGGTGCGCCTGCTGGGTGAAGGGGAAGCGGGGGTGCTGCGAAACGTCGCCCCCGGGGTCTTCGACGATGATCTCCGGCCTGACTCGCTGGCCGCCTTCTTCTCGGACCCCCGGCACCACCTGGCCGTCGCGCTGGACGGCGAAACTGTGGTCGGTATGGCCGCCGCCATCCATTACGTTCACCCGGACAAGGCGCCCGAGCTGTACATCAACGAGGTCGGTGTGGCGGACACTTACCAGGGGCAGGGCCTGGGCCGCCGGATGCTCGACGCCCTGCTCGCGCACGCCCGCATGCTGGGCTGCGTGGCCGCCTGGGTCCTCACCGAGGAGGACAACACTGCCGCCCGCCGCCTGTATGCCTCCGCCGGGGGCGAGGAACAATCCGGCGTCGTGATGTGTCTCTTCGAACTTTAA
- a CDS encoding 3-hydroxyacyl-CoA dehydrogenase NAD-binding domain-containing protein translates to MSIVDQTREGDVLVLTINNPPVNAFSPGVPEGLHAGLDAAEGDEGVKAVVIIGGGRTFIAGADIKTFDLPREQAPDLRGFIQRLDSFSKPTVAAIHGTALGGGLEVALACTYRVATRDAQMGLPEVKLGVLPGAGGTQRLPRVVGVVKALEMMLSGNPIKATEAKQLGLVDEIVEGDLREGAIAFARAHADARPLPRVSERTVGADPAVFAAAREGIKKTHRGQLSPGFIIDLAEMAATRPFAEGWEAEARLFMQAKDSPQSRGLRHIFFAEREAGKIPGLAKDTPTTEIKSAGIIGAGTMGGGIAMNFLNVGIPVTIVETSQEALDRGLSVIRRNYENTAKKGRLTMEDVEKRMSLLTPSLNMEDLADADIIIEAVFENMDVKKDIFTKLDAIAKPGAILATNTSTLDVNEIASVTGRPEQVIGLHFFSPANVMKLLEIVRADKTSDSVLATSMALARRIKKVGVVVGVCDGFVGNRMIHRYGDEARKLVEEGARPEDADAAMNALGLPMGPFQMSDMAGLDVGYLIRQHQAKVRGAPKPDGWLDRIVELGRKGQKTGAGVYDYDENRRPKPNAEIGRLIEDYRTEKGIQSRQLGQEEVTGRLVYSLVNEGAQILDEGIAQRAGDIDVIYIYGYGFPAYRGGPMQYADEVGLKNVVADLEKYGQTPAPLLRRLADEGKTFAQYDRERAGA, encoded by the coding sequence ATGAGCATCGTCGACCAGACCCGCGAGGGGGACGTTCTCGTCCTTACCATCAACAACCCGCCCGTCAACGCCTTCTCGCCCGGGGTCCCCGAGGGCCTGCACGCGGGCCTGGACGCCGCCGAGGGGGACGAGGGGGTGAAGGCCGTTGTCATCATCGGCGGGGGGCGCACCTTCATCGCCGGGGCGGACATCAAGACCTTCGACCTGCCCCGTGAGCAGGCCCCCGACCTGCGCGGGTTCATTCAGCGGTTGGACAGCTTTTCCAAGCCCACGGTCGCGGCGATTCATGGCACGGCGCTTGGGGGTGGGCTGGAGGTCGCGCTCGCCTGCACCTACCGAGTGGCGACCCGGGACGCCCAGATGGGACTGCCGGAGGTCAAGCTGGGCGTCCTTCCCGGTGCGGGCGGCACTCAGCGGCTGCCCCGCGTGGTCGGCGTGGTGAAGGCGCTGGAGATGATGCTCTCCGGGAACCCCATCAAGGCGACCGAGGCGAAGCAGCTCGGCCTGGTGGACGAGATCGTGGAGGGCGACCTGCGCGAAGGGGCGATTGCCTTCGCCCGGGCCCACGCCGACGCCCGGCCCCTGCCGCGTGTCAGCGAGCGCACCGTGGGGGCCGACCCCGCCGTCTTCGCCGCCGCCCGCGAGGGCATCAAGAAGACGCACCGCGGCCAGCTCTCGCCCGGCTTCATCATCGACCTCGCCGAGATGGCCGCCACCCGCCCCTTCGCCGAGGGCTGGGAGGCCGAGGCCCGGCTCTTCATGCAGGCCAAGGACTCGCCCCAGTCGCGCGGCCTGCGCCACATCTTCTTCGCCGAGCGCGAGGCGGGGAAAATTCCCGGTCTGGCAAAGGACACGCCGACCACCGAGATCAAGTCCGCCGGGATCATCGGCGCGGGCACGATGGGCGGCGGCATAGCGATGAACTTCCTGAATGTCGGGATTCCCGTCACCATCGTGGAGACCAGCCAGGAGGCCCTCGACCGCGGCCTCTCCGTCATCCGCCGCAACTACGAGAACACGGCGAAAAAGGGCCGCCTGACGATGGAGGATGTGGAGAAGCGCATGTCGCTCCTCACGCCCAGCCTGAACATGGAGGACCTCGCTGACGCCGACATCATCATCGAGGCCGTGTTCGAGAACATGGACGTGAAGAAGGACATCTTCACCAAGCTTGACGCCATCGCCAAGCCGGGTGCGATCCTCGCCACCAACACTTCCACGCTGGATGTGAACGAGATCGCCTCCGTCACCGGTCGGCCCGAGCAGGTGATCGGCCTGCACTTCTTCAGCCCGGCGAACGTGATGAAGCTGCTGGAGATCGTGCGGGCGGACAAGACCAGTGACTCCGTCCTCGCCACGAGCATGGCCCTTGCCAGGCGCATCAAGAAGGTGGGCGTGGTGGTTGGTGTGTGCGACGGCTTTGTCGGCAACCGCATGATTCACCGCTACGGCGACGAGGCCCGCAAGCTGGTGGAGGAGGGCGCCCGCCCCGAGGACGCCGACGCCGCGATGAACGCGCTGGGCCTGCCCATGGGTCCCTTTCAGATGAGCGACATGGCGGGCCTGGACGTGGGCTATCTCATCCGCCAGCATCAGGCGAAGGTGCGCGGGGCGCCGAAGCCCGACGGCTGGCTCGACCGCATTGTGGAACTGGGCCGCAAGGGTCAGAAGACCGGCGCGGGCGTCTACGACTACGACGAGAACCGCAGGCCGAAGCCGAACGCCGAGATCGGCAGGCTCATCGAGGACTACCGCACCGAGAAGGGGATCCAGTCCCGCCAGCTCGGGCAGGAAGAGGTCACGGGCCGCCTCGTCTACTCCCTGGTCAACGAGGGCGCCCAGATTCTCGATGAGGGCATCGCCCAGCGGGCGGGCGACATCGACGTGATCTATATCTACGGCTACGGCTTCCCCGCCTACCGCGGCGGCCCGATGCAGTACGCCGACGAGGTTGGCTTGAAAAACGTCGTCGCCGATCTGGAGAAGTACGGTCAGACGCCCGCACCGCTGCTCAGGCGGCTCGCGGACGAGGGCAAGACGTTCGCGCAGTACGACCGGGAGAGGGCGGGAGCCTGA
- a CDS encoding NADPH:quinone oxidoreductase family protein, translated as MSDTMRAVVVERLGPPEVMELRDLPVPQPGPDEVRLRVEAVGINFADVLTVAGEYLTRTRFPYTPGMEFAGTVDALGEGVTGVQVGQRVASLGGRGGLAQYALSPAAALIPVPASFSAAQAAAFPVSYYTAYHGLKTLGHGKEGEWVLVQAAAGALGTASIQLAKALGMNVVAMASTEEKLGIARNLGADVTLLQDDPDRVQKVREAAGGKGVPLILEVVGGKRFQESLDMAANRGRLIVIGNASREQATLRPVELMKRNLTVTGLWLTSLMPDAEATREAAQALTALVGSGRVTPQVGPTYPLAESARAFQDILDRKTTGKVIIEPQR; from the coding sequence ATGAGCGACACCATGAGAGCCGTCGTCGTCGAGCGCCTCGGGCCTCCCGAAGTCATGGAACTGCGCGACCTCCCCGTGCCCCAGCCCGGCCCTGACGAGGTCCGGCTGCGGGTGGAGGCGGTGGGCATCAACTTCGCGGACGTGCTCACGGTGGCGGGCGAGTACCTGACGCGGACGCGCTTTCCCTACACGCCGGGCATGGAGTTCGCGGGAACCGTGGACGCGCTCGGCGAGGGTGTGACGGGGGTGCAGGTCGGCCAGCGGGTCGCCAGCCTGGGGGGACGCGGGGGCCTGGCCCAGTACGCCCTCTCCCCCGCCGCCGCGCTGATCCCGGTACCCGCAAGCTTCAGCGCCGCGCAGGCCGCCGCCTTTCCCGTGTCGTACTACACCGCCTACCACGGCCTGAAGACGCTGGGGCACGGCAAAGAAGGCGAGTGGGTGCTGGTCCAGGCCGCGGCGGGCGCGCTCGGCACGGCCTCCATCCAGCTCGCCAAGGCGCTTGGCATGAACGTCGTCGCCATGGCGAGCACCGAGGAGAAGCTGGGGATCGCCCGGAACCTCGGCGCCGACGTGACGCTGCTTCAGGACGACCCCGACCGGGTCCAGAAGGTGCGCGAGGCGGCGGGCGGGAAGGGTGTGCCGCTGATCCTGGAGGTCGTGGGCGGCAAGCGCTTTCAGGAGAGCCTGGACATGGCCGCGAACCGGGGCCGCCTTATCGTGATCGGGAATGCCAGCCGCGAGCAGGCGACCCTGCGCCCCGTCGAGCTGATGAAGCGCAACCTGACCGTGACGGGCCTGTGGCTGACCTCGCTGATGCCGGACGCCGAGGCGACGCGCGAGGCGGCCCAGGCCCTCACCGCCCTCGTCGGCAGCGGCCGGGTCACGCCCCAGGTCGGCCCCACCTATCCCCTCGCCGAGAGTGCCCGCGCCTTTCAGGACATTCTGGACCGCAAGACGACCGGGAAGGTGATCATTGAGCCGCAGAGATGA
- the holA gene encoding DNA polymerase III subunit delta, with the protein MPLIAFSGNRFLAEEALRETLAARGLNVRDLPRLGGEDVTAETVAPLLAPSLFGDGGVIVDLAGVKPDKAFLDLLASAPVTVAVLDETPPATRVKLYEARGEHHSSPAPQKTGDVAGWVAQRARKTGLKLDRDAALYLAEVFGPDLTGIAGELNKLELLDPPLTTDLVRRVVGREPPGDSFAMLGAATTGKPGEAVTQLRRLLASGEDPFKLMGAVVWQYSLVARCVALTQEEGRVTEAVAAQRLGVKPYPAKKALEVARRLNEAKIRAHLSRILDADLAMKRGLDPGATLERLIVQLSV; encoded by the coding sequence TTGCCCCTGATCGCCTTCAGCGGCAACCGCTTCCTGGCCGAGGAGGCATTGCGCGAGACCCTCGCCGCGCGGGGGCTGAACGTGCGCGACCTGCCCCGGCTGGGGGGCGAGGACGTGACCGCCGAGACGGTCGCGCCCCTCCTCGCCCCCAGCCTCTTCGGGGACGGCGGAGTCATCGTGGACCTCGCCGGGGTGAAGCCCGACAAGGCATTCCTCGACCTGCTTGCGTCGGCCCCGGTCACGGTCGCGGTCCTCGACGAGACGCCCCCGGCCACCCGTGTAAAGCTCTACGAGGCGCGCGGCGAACACCATTCATCCCCTGCCCCCCAGAAGACGGGCGATGTGGCCGGGTGGGTCGCGCAACGGGCGCGAAAAACGGGGCTCAAGCTCGACCGCGACGCCGCTCTCTACCTCGCGGAGGTGTTCGGCCCCGATCTGACGGGGATCGCGGGGGAGCTGAACAAGCTCGAACTGCTCGATCCGCCGCTCACTACCGACCTGGTGCGGCGGGTGGTGGGCCGTGAGCCTCCCGGCGACTCCTTCGCCATGCTGGGGGCGGCGACCACCGGGAAGCCCGGCGAGGCCGTCACCCAACTGCGCCGACTGCTGGCGAGCGGCGAGGACCCCTTCAAGCTGATGGGGGCGGTCGTGTGGCAGTACAGCCTGGTCGCCCGCTGCGTGGCCCTGACCCAGGAGGAGGGCCGCGTGACCGAGGCGGTGGCCGCCCAGCGCCTGGGCGTCAAGCCCTACCCCGCGAAAAAGGCCCTGGAGGTCGCCCGCCGCCTGAACGAGGCGAAGATTCGCGCGCACCTGAGCCGCATCCTCGACGCCGACCTCGCCATGAAGCGGGGGCTGGACCCGGGCGCGACGCTCGAACGCCTGATCGTGCAGCTCAGCGTGTAG
- a CDS encoding serine/threonine-protein kinase, with translation MDRVQEFPETQAIARRRVLTRRGGVQSEAGEWRGRPVFVKTLLTDDPEAALRFDHEGRIAGSLTHPLIVPLLARSPNQLIFPFVEGGTLRERVERGPLPLAEALEVTCGVLEAAEYLHAQGVTHHDLKPENVLLANGQGRGQCVRLIDFGMSHSRALPLDVHDGTRMGTPHFMAPEQFRGVRGNPRSDLYSAAVLLFDCLCGFPPYEDALGWLVGLHAECAPLPGPSVLHPILRAALSRDPAGRPDSAAQMCAALREVARDLECRCP, from the coding sequence ATGGACCGCGTGCAGGAATTCCCTGAGACGCAAGCTATCGCTCGGCGGCGCGTGCTGACGCGGCGCGGTGGCGTGCAGAGCGAGGCGGGCGAGTGGCGCGGCCGTCCGGTGTTCGTGAAAACCCTGCTGACGGACGACCCCGAGGCCGCCCTGCGGTTCGACCACGAGGGGCGGATCGCGGGCAGCCTGACCCACCCGTTGATCGTGCCGCTGCTGGCCCGCAGCCCCAATCAACTGATCTTCCCGTTCGTGGAGGGCGGCACCCTGCGGGAACGGGTGGAGCGGGGTCCCCTGCCTCTCGCCGAGGCGCTGGAGGTGACCTGCGGTGTACTGGAGGCGGCCGAATACCTGCACGCGCAGGGCGTCACGCATCACGACCTGAAACCCGAGAACGTGCTGCTGGCAAACGGCCAGGGACGCGGACAATGTGTGCGGCTGATCGATTTCGGCATGAGCCACTCGCGGGCGCTGCCCTTGGACGTGCATGACGGCACCCGAATGGGCACCCCGCACTTCATGGCCCCCGAGCAGTTTCGCGGCGTGCGCGGCAACCCCCGCAGCGACCTGTACTCGGCGGCCGTGCTGCTCTTCGACTGTCTGTGCGGCTTCCCCCCCTACGAGGACGCCCTGGGCTGGCTCGTCGGGTTGCATGCCGAGTGCGCCCCGCTCCCCGGCCCGAGTGTCCTGCACCCCATCCTGCGCGCGGCCCTGAGCCGTGACCCGGCGGGCCGCCCCGACAGCGCGGCGCAGATGTGCGCGGCCCTGCGGGAGGTGGCGCGGGACCTGGAGTGCCGTTGCCCCTGA
- a CDS encoding NPCBM/NEW2 domain-containing protein, whose product MKQRNSGRLWLGGSLTLLLVACTQPQMQAPDPYANGADYPWEYTAPAGKLSTLSLTPGENNLYFEPILAARNGWGPIEIDRSNGEQRPGDGRPLTLGGKTYARGFGTHAASELRYNLKGTGAVCTRFTADIGVDDEVGNRGSVVFQVYLDGVKAYDSGVMTGASATKHVAVDLKGQQELRLVVTDAGNGKNYDHADWAIPRVYCEAPRTPNITLAPDSLSIFHKHSATVKATFRNLYGPVNLRLEVQPGRTTGLELWTTSVDLPNSGETPVTRDIVIAAPELPNIQDGDDPLTATYFLVASVDGRDVASTPLTITEKLLQIQSSLEPATLSGRPGETRRLTLTVKVTPPLDGPFPIDLNCAPNVSCDETSFTLTPVGSASGDGGTMRRDFNFTLNPDLPEGVDSLQQDFYVFVDDFQGYRTPFYGQARSVTWNVVR is encoded by the coding sequence ATGAAACAGCGTAACTCCGGCCGCCTGTGGCTGGGCGGCAGCCTGACCCTGTTGCTCGTCGCCTGCACTCAACCCCAGATGCAGGCCCCTGATCCCTACGCGAACGGCGCCGATTACCCGTGGGAATACACTGCCCCGGCCGGAAAGCTCTCCACGCTCAGCCTCACGCCCGGGGAGAACAACCTCTACTTCGAACCGATCCTCGCCGCTAGGAACGGCTGGGGCCCCATCGAGATTGACCGCTCCAATGGCGAGCAACGGCCCGGGGATGGCCGTCCCCTCACCCTGGGTGGCAAGACCTATGCGCGGGGCTTCGGCACCCACGCGGCCAGTGAGCTGCGCTACAACCTGAAGGGGACCGGCGCCGTGTGCACCCGTTTTACCGCCGACATCGGGGTGGACGATGAGGTGGGCAACCGCGGCAGCGTCGTCTTCCAGGTGTACCTGGACGGGGTAAAAGCCTACGACAGCGGGGTGATGACGGGAGCAAGCGCTACCAAGCACGTGGCGGTCGACCTGAAGGGGCAGCAGGAGCTGCGCCTGGTCGTCACGGACGCGGGCAACGGCAAGAACTACGACCACGCCGACTGGGCCATCCCCAGGGTCTACTGTGAGGCGCCCAGAACACCCAACATCACGCTGGCTCCGGACAGTCTGTCGATCTTCCACAAGCACAGCGCCACGGTCAAGGCGACCTTCCGCAACCTCTACGGGCCGGTGAACCTGCGCCTTGAGGTTCAACCCGGCCGCACGACGGGGCTGGAATTGTGGACGACCTCCGTGGACCTCCCCAACAGCGGGGAGACTCCCGTGACCCGGGACATCGTGATCGCCGCGCCAGAGCTGCCGAACATCCAGGACGGGGACGATCCCCTCACAGCCACGTATTTCCTGGTCGCCAGCGTGGACGGCCGTGACGTCGCCAGCACACCCCTGACCATCACAGAGAAGCTGCTCCAGATCCAGTCCTCCCTGGAGCCCGCCACGTTAAGTGGCCGCCCCGGGGAGACGCGGCGCCTCACCCTGACTGTCAAAGTCACCCCGCCGTTGGACGGCCCTTTCCCCATTGACCTCAATTGCGCTCCCAATGTCAGCTGTGACGAAACCTCCTTCACGCTGACTCCAGTCGGCTCAGCCTCGGGAGACGGCGGGACGATGCGCCGGGATTTCAATTTCACGTTAAACCCGGACCTCCCTGAAGGAGTCGACAGTCTCCAGCAGGATTTCTATGTGTTCGTCGATGACTTCCAGGGGTACAGAACTCCGTTCTACGGCCAAGCCAGGAGCGTCACCTGGAATGTCGTGCGCTGA
- the argJ gene encoding bifunctional glutamate N-acetyltransferase/amino-acid acetyltransferase ArgJ, whose product MMEMGMNQPSPALPQGFQAAAMSAGIKPSGRTDLSCVVSDADCTWAYAGTRSTTAAACVTRNRELYREGGAVRALLVNAGNANAATGARGLRDNVDMADALGSVLNMDADAVLTASTGIIGHPLPMDRVLSGVEHLPEELGTGAAPFAAAIMTTDTRPKLAEVTLSTGARIVGTAKGSGMIHPDMATMFAFAFTDAQVDGEVLRAAFPTIVNRTFNAVTVDGDTSTNDMAVVLANGRAGDVDPAEFLTALEGVMRDLARMIAADGEGATKLLTVRVNGARTEAEALTAARTCCVSPLLKSAVHGNDPNWGRVIMAVGRSGAAVDLERMTVTVQGHPVFAGRPLPYDDAAVSQSMRAQEVVFEIDLGVGVASGEAWGCDLSAEYVSINADYTT is encoded by the coding sequence ATGATGGAGATGGGAATGAACCAGCCGAGTCCCGCCTTACCCCAGGGGTTCCAGGCGGCGGCGATGAGTGCGGGCATCAAGCCCAGCGGCAGGACGGACCTCTCGTGCGTGGTGAGTGACGCTGACTGCACCTGGGCCTACGCGGGCACCCGCAGCACCACGGCGGCGGCCTGCGTGACCCGCAACCGCGAGCTGTACCGGGAGGGCGGAGCGGTGCGGGCGCTCCTGGTGAATGCCGGGAATGCCAACGCGGCGACCGGGGCGCGGGGGCTGCGCGACAACGTGGACATGGCCGACGCGCTGGGTAGCGTGCTGAACATGGACGCCGACGCGGTGCTGACGGCCAGTACGGGCATCATCGGGCACCCGCTGCCGATGGACCGGGTGCTGAGCGGCGTGGAGCATCTGCCGGAGGAGCTGGGCACGGGCGCCGCCCCCTTTGCCGCGGCGATCATGACGACTGACACGCGGCCCAAGCTCGCCGAGGTGACCCTCAGCACCGGCGCCCGCATCGTGGGCACGGCCAAGGGCAGCGGCATGATCCACCCGGACATGGCGACCATGTTCGCCTTCGCCTTCACCGACGCGCAGGTGGACGGGGAGGTGCTGCGTGCGGCCTTTCCCACCATCGTGAACCGGACCTTCAATGCGGTTACGGTGGACGGGGACACGAGCACGAACGACATGGCCGTGGTGCTGGCGAACGGGCGGGCGGGCGACGTGGACCCCGCCGAGTTCCTGACGGCTCTTGAAGGCGTGATGCGCGACCTCGCCCGGATGATCGCGGCGGACGGCGAGGGGGCCACCAAGCTGCTGACCGTGCGGGTGAACGGCGCGCGGACGGAGGCCGAGGCCCTGACCGCCGCCCGTACCTGCTGCGTCAGCCCCCTCCTAAAGAGTGCCGTCCACGGCAACGACCCCAACTGGGGCCGGGTCATCATGGCGGTCGGGCGCAGCGGCGCGGCGGTGGACCTGGAGCGGATGACCGTAACTGTGCAGGGCCACCCAGTCTTCGCGGGCAGGCCCCTCCCCTACGACGACGCGGCGGTGAGCCAGAGCATGCGGGCCCAGGAGGTTGTGTTCGAGATTGACCTGGGCGTGGGCGTCGCGTCGGGCGAGGCCTGGGGCTGCGACCTGAGCGCCGAGTACGTGAGCATCAACGCGGACTACACGACCTGA
- a CDS encoding tryptophan-rich sensory protein, producing the protein MTGIRRQIILLVATAVTLVMNYLSNALPLFGNSNKEVSDSLPNAFTPAGLTFAVWGPIFLGLLVFAVYQALPNQRGPRYDRLAWPFLLANVLNVCWLLAFQSLNHGVSVVIMLALLASLIELYLRIRGIRLLGAEPLTLGLPVSLYLGWISVATIANITAFLVSRGVTAGLLGLGGPAWSALLVVIAALIGVFFLARFRDYAFAAVLLWAFYGVYVARPDVTAVVIGVALAAALVLVGAVLTARRPRPLL; encoded by the coding sequence ATGACTGGAATTCGCCGCCAGATCATCCTGCTCGTCGCCACCGCCGTGACGCTGGTGATGAACTACCTCAGCAACGCGCTGCCACTGTTCGGCAACAGCAACAAGGAGGTGAGTGACAGCCTCCCCAACGCCTTCACGCCCGCCGGGCTGACCTTCGCGGTGTGGGGGCCGATCTTCCTGGGGCTGCTGGTGTTCGCGGTCTACCAGGCACTGCCCAATCAACGTGGGCCGCGGTACGACCGCCTGGCCTGGCCCTTCCTGCTGGCGAACGTCCTGAATGTCTGCTGGTTACTCGCCTTCCAGAGCCTGAACCACGGCGTCAGTGTGGTCATCATGCTGGCGCTGCTGGCGAGCCTGATCGAGTTGTACCTGCGGATTCGCGGGATAAGGCTCCTCGGGGCCGAGCCGCTGACGCTGGGCCTGCCAGTCAGCCTCTACCTGGGCTGGATCAGCGTGGCGACCATCGCTAACATCACCGCGTTCCTGGTCAGCCGGGGAGTGACGGCGGGGCTGCTGGGGCTGGGCGGCCCGGCGTGGTCAGCGCTTCTGGTCGTGATCGCCGCGCTGATCGGGGTGTTCTTCCTGGCGCGCTTCCGGGACTACGCCTTCGCGGCGGTGCTGCTGTGGGCTTTTTATGGCGTGTACGTCGCCCGGCCGGACGTGACGGCGGTGGTGATCGGGGTGGCCCTCGCCGCGGCCCTGGTGCTAGTCGGCGCTGTCCTGACCGCCCGGCGTCCGCGCCCGCTGCTGTGA
- a CDS encoding peptidylprolyl isomerase, with amino-acid sequence MKQSLLTLALLLGGAALAQTTPAPAPTAPAQTAPAQPAPAQTAPAQTTPAPAAPATTPAPANAQAVVARVGDESYTLADYERAFRIAVARVLNSQGVPYTPDMLAEFADARADYLTQYARDRAVYQLARRSTQVPATQVDAQLADAHKGFSSDAEFAQALQATGYENEADLRADLERQAVVQAYLDNVKKRFTFGDALVQSFYNLNRASFNRPAQACVKHILVKTQAEGQTVLRDVQGGADFAKIAQEKSQDPGSAQEGGDLGCIAPGDTVEAFDKAAFGGPLNQPQLVQTEYGWHVLVVTQRNEAGLTPITEAAPLIREQLARDAAQKYLDAQVARLSVTTNKALVAAPASK; translated from the coding sequence ATGAAACAGAGCCTTCTGACGCTCGCGCTTCTCCTTGGCGGCGCCGCCCTCGCCCAGACCACGCCCGCCCCCGCCCCCACGGCGCCTGCTCAGACAGCTCCGGCCCAGCCCGCCCCGGCGCAAACCGCTCCGGCACAGACGACTCCTGCCCCGGCAGCTCCGGCCACCACCCCGGCCCCCGCCAACGCTCAGGCCGTCGTGGCCCGGGTGGGCGACGAGAGCTACACCCTGGCGGACTACGAGCGGGCCTTCCGCATCGCGGTGGCGCGGGTGCTGAACTCGCAGGGGGTGCCCTACACGCCCGACATGCTCGCCGAATTCGCCGACGCCCGCGCGGACTACCTAACCCAGTACGCCCGCGACCGCGCCGTGTATCAGCTCGCCCGCCGCAGCACTCAGGTGCCCGCGACGCAGGTCGACGCGCAGCTTGCCGATGCCCACAAGGGCTTTTCCAGCGATGCGGAGTTCGCCCAGGCCCTTCAGGCGACCGGGTACGAGAACGAGGCCGACCTGCGCGCCGACCTGGAGCGCCAGGCGGTCGTGCAGGCGTACCTGGACAACGTCAAGAAGCGGTTCACCTTCGGCGACGCCCTCGTGCAGAGCTTTTACAACCTGAACCGGGCCTCCTTCAATCGCCCGGCCCAGGCCTGCGTGAAGCACATCCTCGTCAAGACCCAGGCTGAGGGCCAGACGGTGCTGCGCGACGTGCAGGGCGGGGCGGACTTCGCCAAGATCGCCCAGGAGAAGAGCCAGGACCCCGGCAGCGCCCAGGAGGGCGGCGACCTGGGCTGCATTGCTCCCGGCGACACGGTCGAGGCCTTCGACAAGGCGGCCTTCGGTGGTCCCCTGAACCAGCCGCAACTCGTGCAGACCGAGTACGGCTGGCACGTGCTGGTCGTGACCCAGCGCAACGAGGCGGGGCTGACCCCCATCACGGAAGCTGCCCCCCTGATCCGCGAGCAGCTCGCCCGCGACGCCGCCCAGAAGTACCTCGACGCGCAGGTCGCCCGCCTGAGTGTGACCACGAACAAGGCCCTGGTGGCGGCCCCGGCGAGCAAGTAA
- a CDS encoding lipid II:glycine glycyltransferase FemX, with translation MRLTLVPTTDSRAYDDAVRSLPITSALQGWGYGEARRVLGQVPMRFLIQRGGQTVGALQLLRKRLVPGFSTLYAPRGPALESLDLLPAVAEAVRQVARPTDALLKIEPPSPIPAIEGVPVPGEYGPFRRAESEQPEHTILADLTRPEEELFSGLHSMARRNVRAAQKLGVVAGRDDDFEAFWEIFTATNERAQLGAFPRAYYETMLHEGGAHGGEAYIVLSRYEGKALAGGFFLAMGTGTYYLFGGSVRDDRTHADGTPYKDAKAPDAFYWNAMLDAKRRGYTLFDFWGIPRRLDEEKHSYGVFKMKLKFSEQRVWYPAYDLNLNAAAPAIVRALRWRKTQNNLRKRGSAEDVL, from the coding sequence ATGCGCCTGACCCTCGTGCCCACCACCGATTCCCGCGCGTACGACGACGCGGTGCGTTCGCTCCCGATCACCAGCGCCCTCCAGGGCTGGGGCTACGGCGAGGCGAGGCGCGTGCTGGGTCAGGTGCCCATGCGGTTCCTGATTCAGCGGGGCGGGCAGACGGTCGGGGCGCTGCAACTCCTTCGCAAGCGGCTGGTGCCGGGCTTTTCCACCCTGTACGCCCCGCGCGGCCCGGCGCTGGAATCGCTCGACCTGCTCCCGGCGGTGGCCGAGGCGGTGCGGCAGGTTGCCCGGCCAACAGATGCCCTGCTGAAGATCGAACCCCCCTCCCCCATCCCCGCCATTGAGGGCGTGCCCGTTCCAGGCGAGTACGGCCCCTTCCGCCGGGCCGAGAGCGAGCAGCCCGAGCACACGATCCTTGCCGACCTCACCCGGCCGGAGGAGGAGCTGTTTTCAGGCCTGCACTCCATGGCCCGCCGCAACGTGCGCGCCGCGCAGAAGCTGGGCGTGGTGGCGGGTCGGGACGACGACTTCGAGGCCTTCTGGGAGATCTTCACCGCGACGAACGAGCGCGCCCAGCTCGGCGCCTTTCCCCGCGCCTACTACGAGACGATGCTGCACGAGGGGGGGGCCCACGGCGGCGAGGCGTACATCGTCCTCTCGCGGTACGAGGGGAAGGCGCTCGCCGGGGGCTTTTTCCTGGCGATGGGCACGGGCACGTACTACCTCTTCGGTGGCAGCGTGCGCGACGACCGCACCCACGCGGACGGCACGCCCTATAAGGACGCCAAGGCCCCCGACGCCTTCTACTGGAACGCCATGCTCGACGCCAAGCGGCGGGGCTACACCCTCTTCGACTTCTGGGGCATTCCGCGCAGGCTGGACGAGGAAAAGCACTCCTACGGCGTCTTCAAGATGAAGCTGAAGTTCAGCGAGCAGCGCGTGTGGTATCCCGCCTATGACCTGAACCTGAACGCCGCTGCCCCCGCCATCGTGAGGGCGTTGCGCTGGCGCAAGACGCAGAACAACCTCAGGAAGCGGGGAAGCGCCGAGGACGTGCTGTAG